Below is a window of Flavobacterium sp. CFS9 DNA.
TTTATTTTCATAGTTTTCTTCGGTTTTTAAATATCCAAAGCTAATCCATGATTCTGTTCCGGGTACAAACTCCCCATTCAGTCTGAAATCAATTCCTTGTGCATAGGCTTTTGCATTATTATTGGCAACATATCGAATTCTGACATTATCAATCGAATACACATTTACGTCTGATAGTGATTTATAATAAAGTTCCGTAACCCATTTGAAAGGACGGCTCCACATTTTAAAATTATAATCGTTCCCCAAAACGATATGAACCGATTCCTGCGCTTTCACATTTGGATTTACCACACCATTTAAATCCCTAAGCTCTCTATAAAAAGGGGGCTGATGATACAATCCACCGGAAAGTCGGAAAAGCATGTCCATATCCCAATCCGGCTTTAAAGCAAACTGAGCACGCGGACTAAAAACCGTTTGAGTTTTACCCTCTACAGCGGCACCGGAAACATTCCAACTCTGAAAACGAGCACCAAGATTATACCAAACCTGACTGGATCCTATTTCTGATTTTTTATTCCATTGCGCATATCCCGAAAACCTATTTATGTTATTAAAGTTAGTCGCTCGTACCTCCTGATACGGCAGTAAAGGCCCGGCATAAGGTTCGTATGGCTGATTGTTCTTCGGTAAAAAAGCGATTGGCGGATTAATCGAGAATCCAGCCGAATCAATCATCTCCCACTCTACAATTCGATCCCGAATCGATTCACGGGTATATTTCAACCCAAATTCCAGCTGGCTGTCATTTTTCCATTCTTTAAAACCTTTGATTTCTGCATTGGCGATCAAAGCATCGAGATCATTTCGGGCATGGCTCAGTTGTGAACCTATTCCGCGTGTAAAATCAACATTTGAGGTATCTTCATTTTCTATACTTCCCAAACGATATTGTGCCAAAATATCAAAATGCTCCTGCTCTATGGTATGAAAGAGAGAGCCAATTAATTTAAAAGTCAAAGTTGACGAAGCTTTATAAGTTGTTTTCAAGGCACCAAAATAGGTATTGTACTGATCGCGTTCCCTGCCTTCATAATACACGGCAAGCGCCATAGGCTGATCTATAGTTCCAAATTTTGTCTCACGGATTAAAGGCTGATACAAATATTTGTTTTGAGAGATATTCCCTAAAAAACTCACTTGCCATTTTGCAGAAATATCATAATTAACATTGGTCTGAATATCCGCAAAAGTTGGCGTATAATTTGTCTGCGTATCCTGACTATTCACCAGCAAGCTGTTATTTCTATAACGAACTCCGGTTACGGCCGACCATTTTTTATTTTTAGAAACAGCATCGACCGATACGCTTCCTCCAAGCAAACTGGCTTCAAGTGAAGCTCCAAACTGCGTTGGTCTTCTGTAAGTGATGTCTAAAACAGAGGATAATTTATCTCCAAACTTTGCTTGAAATCCTCCTGCCGAAAAGTCAACATTCTGTACCAAATCGGTATTGGTAAAACTTAATCCTTCCTGTTGTCCGGAACGAATTAAAAACGGGCGGTAGACTTCGACCTCGTTCACATAAACCAGATTTTCATCGTAATTTCCACCCCGAACCGCATATTGCGTACTCAGTTCATTATTGGAATTTACACCCGGCAGTGTTTTCAAAATATTTTCAATTCCGGCATTGGCTCCGGGTATTTTCTTAATAGTAGCGACATCAACATTTGCAATACCCTGAATCCTTTTTTTGTTTTTAGAAGAAACAAAAACTTCTCCCATCTGTTCTTCGGAACTACTCATTAGTGGATTAAAAACAAAAATCTCATTTGAGGTTAAATGCACCGTCAGACTCATCATTTTTAAAGAAACGTGGGTAAAAATCAATGAAATCTTTTTATCGGATGGCACTACAATTTCATAAAAACCATTTGAATCAGATTGAGAAACATTTCCGGAAGAACTGATATTTACTCCAGCAACAGGACGTTTCTGCTCATCCAGAATAAGACCTTTCACATGAGCTTTCTGAGCAAATGAAATACAGGTCATGCATAAAAAAAGAAAAACGGCTATTAACTTAATTTGATTCAAGTGCTTGGGTTTTATTTTTGTTGGCTTCTAAAAAAATGAGTCTCAAAGATAGCAGAATTTCCTACATTATCAATCACTTCAATTTTTAAATCATTTGCTCCTTCGGCAAGGAGAGTATCATCAAAAGTATGTGTTATTTTTCTCGATTTACTTTCATATTCAAACAGAATCCAGTTTCCATTCAGATAACCGTTGTACGATTTAATTCCGGAAGAAGCATCATTAATAGTAAATTCTATCTTTTTAACTCCGGTAATCCACTTGTCCTGAATTGGTTTTGCGATTTTAATTGTCGGTGCGATAGTATCCAGCACTAATCCGAACTGTCCTAATATTTTTGATTTGGCAGTAAAAACATCACCTTTTCTCACCGTTCCGTTATAACTGGCGGAGTTTCCGCTTAATCTTCCAATAAAAACTTTATCCTTTAAAGTTTCCGGAAACGAACTGTCTTTAATCGTAATGGTAAAATTCGAATGCACCGGAACAGTATCGTCATGAACATAAATACGATTGTTTTTAACATCAAAATTTAAATTAAAATCGTCATAAAAAGTTCCAGCCGGGAAAAACACAGACATATTGTCTTTTTCAAAATTTGAATCTTTATTGGCTTTAACAAAATACTTCGAAGCTACCGGCACTTCTTTTACTATTGGTGTCGCGGCATCGTATTCAATGGGTACAGTAACCGTGCTTAAATTTCCAAAGTAATCCGAAACCTCGATTCTGTAAGTCGATGCTAAATTAGGTTCGGCCGAAACAATTCCTCGCAAAGAATCGGTCTTGATGATGCTCAACGCATAAGGTGTTTTCATGAAGAGTTTCTGAACCCGCTGACCCGACTTTTTATATTTACCATAATCAATAAAAGCATTTATATATCGCATCTCATCGAAGGAATAGGTATTGAACTGGTAATTATAATTTTGATTTCCGTTTAGAAAAGTAGCAACATTAAAAACCCCATTTTTATTAAACGAAACATCATCATAATCTACAGCGGAAATTCCGAAACCAATTCTACCATTAGCTTTTACTTTACTCGCCAGATAAGTCCCGTCCTTTTGCAAGGCAACATTTAACAATAGAGGCTGCTTGGACTGATTTACTGTCGCATTATCCATAGGATAAACGTAAACACTTGAGATATTTGGCTTTTTAGTGTCTTTTAGATTTTTATCGAAGCCAAAAAATATAGGATTAATTACGAATTCTGTTTTAGTGTCCCGAATTTCAAAATGAAGATGCGGTCCCTCTGATGAACCTGTATTTCCGGAAAGCCCAATCAGATCACCTTTTATAACTGGCAGTTCGTTGGGTTTTGGAAACATTTCAATTTCATAGGCCTTTTCTTTGTAATGCGTTTTTTTTACATAATCCAGAATTGGCCCAACCGGAGTTTGTAAATGTCCGTATACCGAAGTGTATCCATTTGGATGCGTAATGTAGATGCATTTACCGTTCCCAAAAGTCGAAATTTTAATTCTCGACACATATCCGTCGGCAATAGCATACACATTTAATCCTTCTCTCTGATTCGTTTTCAAATCAAACCCCGCATGGAAATGATTCGGCCTCAACTCCCCGAAATTACCGGAAAGTTGCATCGGGATATCCAGCGGCGGACGAAAATAATCTTTTGGATATTGCGTCTGCGCAAAAATAAACGGACTAAAAAGCAGGGCAAGTAACGAAAATCTCATAAGTAACATTTTTGCTAAGATAAAAAATTAAGAGGCGAAAACCGAGCATAACGCCACAAAAATACAATCGATTGAATTTCATCGGTTTGTTTATTTTTAATGTAAAAAAATCGATAAAAAATTGCATTAATAAAAAGGAATATTAACTTTGTAGGATTAAGTAATGAATAGGATTTATAATGAGTGTAATTGCCGAAATAATTGATACTCTTGAATATAAAGTCGAAAAGCTTTTTGAGAAATCGAAAGGCTTGGAGCATAATAATCAGGCTTTACAATTAGAATTAGCCAAAGCTGCGCAAATTATCCGGAAACAATCTGAAGAAATTGAAGCTTTGAAAAAGCAACATGAAACACTTAAGATCGCCAATTCGTTACTCGGCAGTGACAACAACAAGAGAGAGACAAAGCTTAAAATAAATTCATTAATTCGCGAAATTGACTACTGTATAGCACAGTTATCAGATTAACAAAGACGACATGGACGGAAAGCTTAAAATTAAAATATCAGTTGCAGACAGAGTTTATCCTTTAACGGTTGAACCTGCTCAGGAAGAAGGACTAAGAAGTGCTTCTAAAAAAATTGATGCTATGATTAAGCAATTCGAAGAAAGTTACGCGGTTCGTGACAAACAAGATGTTCTGGCGATGTGTGCCCTGCAATTTGCATCGCAAGTCGAACAAAAACAAATTGACAACGCAATCGATGGCGAAGAAACTATCGAAAGAATTAAAAGATTAAATTCGCTATTAGATCAATATCTCGAAAATTAAACGTTCTTTTACAACAACTAAGATACTGCCTACATTAGTTCACAATTGGTAAACTCAACACTAACAATTTAGAATGAGCAAATCGTCGCTACTATAGTATGCCATGCTTCGGCTTGGAAACTTGAACAGTGAGTTAGCTCAAAACTTGTCTTTACGAGTTTATTCAAGCAATTAATGTAGGCTTTTTTTATATATAAATTTTTACAAACATGGACATAATAACAATCATTATTTCAGGTATTATAGGAATTGCGGTAGGTTTTGCAATTGCTAAAATTATCGAAAAAAGCAATATTTCTAACCTCATTAAAAATGCCAAAAAAGAAGCAGCTTCCATTTTAAAAGATGCCAATTTAGAAGCAGAAAATATCAAAAAAGATAAAATTCTTCAGGCAAAAGAGCGTTTTATCGAACTAAAATCAGAGCATGAACAAGTTATTTTAGCAAGAGACAAAAAAGTAGCGGAGGTAGAAAAAAGAGTACGCGATAAAGAATCACAAGTTTCTAACGAACTTTCGAAAGCTAAAAAAGTAAACGACGAGTTTGAATCTAAAACACAGGAATACAACAATAAAATTGAAGTTTTAGACAAAAAACAAACTGAAGTTGACAAATTACACAAAAGCCAGCTACAGCAGCTTGAAGTAATTTCAGGGCTTTCTGCCGAAGAGGCAAAAGAGCAATTAGTGGAAGGATTAAAAGCCGAAGCTAAAAGTAAAGCAATGTCTCACATTCAGGAAACCATTGAAGAGGCTAAACTTACCGCTCAGCAGGAAGCTAAGAAAATTATTATCAATACGATCCAGAGAGTTGGAACTGAGGAAGCAGTTGAAAATTGCGTTTCAGTATTCAACATTGAATCTGACGATGTAAAAGGTAGAATCATTGGACGTGAAGGACGTAACATTAGAGCCCTTGAAGCAGCTACAGGAGTTGAAATCATCGTTGACGACACACCTGAAGCGATCATCCTTTCTTGTTTTGATCCTGTTCGTAGAGAAATTGCTCGTTTATCTTTGCATAAACTGGTTACAGACGGACGTATTCACCCTGCAAGAATTGAAGAAGTAGTGGCTAAAACTGCTAAACAGATTGACGACGAAATTATCGAAGTTGGTAAACGTACTGTTATCGACTTAGGAATTCACGGTTTACACCCTGAATTGATCAAAGTTGTAGGTAGAATGAAATACCGTTCTTCTTACGGACAAAACTTATTGCAGCACTCGAGAGAAGTTTCTAAACTTTGTGGTATCATGGCTGCCGAATTAGGTTTAAACGTAAAATTGGCCAAAAGAGCCGGTTTACTTCACGATATTGGTAAAGTTCCGGATACTGAAAGTGATTTACCTCACGCGTTATTAGGTATGCAGTGGGCAGAGAAATACGGCGAAAAAGATGAAGTTTGCAACGCTATTGGAGCTCACCACGACGAGATCGAAATGAAGTCTTTACTTTCTCCGATTGTTCAGGTTTGTGATGCTATTTCAGGTGCAAGACCAGGCGCAAGACGTCAGGTTTTAGATTCATACATTCAACGTTTGAAAGACCTTGAAGATGTTGCTTACGGGTTTAGCGGTGTAAAAAATGCATATGCAATTCAGGCTGGTAGAGAACTTCGTGTAATTGTAGAAAGCGAAAAAGTTTCTGACGACAATGCTGCGAATTTATCTTTCGAGATTTCACAAAAAATTCAAACTGAAATGACTTATCCGGGTCAAGTAAAAGTTACTGTAATTAGAGAAACCAGAGCGGTAAATATCGCGAAGTAATCTTCTCATTCTATTCATAAAACAAAGGCTATCTTAAAACAAGATAGCCTTTGTTTTTTTATAACACTACGGTCTGGCGATTTACACTTAGCTCATCAGTCTTCGGCTTCGCTCAGACTGACATTCGCATCTTCGTTTAGACTGACATTTTCGACTTCACTCAGACTGACATTCTGAACTTCGCCAAAACCGACATTAAGATCTTTATATTATGAAAGTCCTTCGACTTCGCTCAGGACGACAAATCATGACAAACCTTCCCAAATGCAGAGATTATAACTACCAATAAAACTGCAACAACGACTAAAACCATCATAGATATTGGAGACCGAGACTGAGACTACCACTATAACTGAAAACCGTGATTACAGCTCCTCGTACAAACCAAACTCTATCTACAACACCATCGTTAAATATCGTTAAAAATAATTTTAAAACTCGTTCCTACTCCCACCTTACTTTCTACCGAAATACTTCCTTTCATAGCCTCAATTTGATTTCTGGTAATATAGAGTCCAATTCCTCTTGCTTCCTGATTTTTGTGAAAAGTTTTATACATCCCAAATAACAAATCACCATACACCGCCAAATCGATTCCCAAACCATTATCTGTAATTTTTAATGACTTGTAACCGTCCGGTTCGATTGAAAAATCAAAAACAATAACAGGATCTCTGTCCGGATGCGCGTACTTTATAGCGTTTGTTGTAAGATTCAACAAAACACTTTCCAGATAAGCCGGATTAAAGTTAATTGTAAGATACTTTGGAACATTATTTACAATTGTGACCTTCTTGTCCTTGTCGTAGCCTTTAATCGTTGAAATCGTTTTCTCGATGTATTCTGAAAGCTTTAACGGCGCCACAGCAATATTGATATTACTTTGCGTCTTTACAATTTGGGTTAAATTTGCAATCGTATCATTCAGATCATTAGAAACAGTTCGCAAATGTTCCAGCATTTCGTTTACCGTTTGTTTATCAACATCCGCATCAATAAAATCCAGAATCGACTTTATATTTCCAGCCTGTGTATTCAGATTATGCGAAACAATATGCGAGAAATTCACCAATCGGCTATTTTGATCACTGTACAATTTCATCGTTTTTAAGAGCTCCAACTCCTTCTCTTTTTGCAAAGAAACGTCGGTATGCGTTCCGATCACACGCAACGGCTTTCCATTTTCATCCCTTTCAATAACCTTTCCACGATCCAGAATCCACTTATAATTACCGCTTGAAGTCATGACACGATGGTAGTTTTCGTAATATGGGATCTTATTATCAAAATGCTCCTGTATATCCGAATAGTACTTTGGAAGGTCTTCAGGATGCACAATCTTATCCCAACGTTCCGGATCATCAAAAATATCAGTAGAATCCAATTCCAGAATCTTTAACGACAATGACGAATAGAAAACTCTATTGGTTACCATATCCCAATCCCAAATTCCGGCAGTAGAAGCTTCAAGAGCAAATTGAAATCGTTCTTCAGAAATACGCAATTTTTCTTCCTTATCTTTTAGTTCCGTAATATCCGAAACATGTCCAAAAAAGCTAACATGCCCGTCAGCGGACTGCTCTGTTTTTGCAGAAACCTTAAACCATCGCAATCCTTTTATAGGCAAAACAGCTCTAAATTCGACATTCCAGGGTTTTATTTCTTTGCGTGCTTTGACTAAAGACTGAAAAAACAGATCACGGTCCTGAGGAAAAATTCGGTCGTAAATTACCAATTTAATATCATTGGTAAACTCTTTTACACTAATTTCAAAAATATCGTCAGCTGATTTACTGACCAGAGGGAAAGTATACCTGTTTTCGCTGTCAACAACAAACTGAAACAGCAAGTCCGGCATTTCGGCAAGCAATTTTTTATAAAAATTATTTACCTCTAAGCAATTCTCATTTCCATATAAATCAAAAACCATATATCACTTATTTATGTAGATTGAAATATTAAAACAATGATCTCAATAGTAAAAAACAAAAGCTGAAACTGGCTCTTTTATTCCCTAATAACCACAAAATATGATACAATATATTACTTTTTTGACTTAAAAACGACTTCCTGCTTCAAAAATTACTTCCTTGGATGAAAAGATAACATTACTTCTTTCAAAAAGCGTCTGTCTAAATGCACATAAATTTCGGTCGTAGTGATCGATTCGTGTCCTAACATCAACTGAATCGATCTTAAATCAGCACCATTTTCAAGTAAATGGGTTGCAAAAGAATGTCTCAGGGTATGCGGACTAATACTTTTTTGAAGATTAATCTTTACTGCCAAATCTTTTATAATGGTAAAAATCATGGCACGTGTAAGCTGATTTCCTCTCCTGTTCAAAAATAAAGTATCTTCACAGCCTTTTTTTATTTTAAGATTTACCCGAATTTCCTTCTGATAAATCTGAATGTATTTCTGAGCGAACTTACCCACCGGAACAAAACGTTCTTTATTTCCTTTTCCGGTAATTTTAACAAACCCTTCTTCAAAAAATAGATCAGAAATTTTTAAGGAAACCAATTCCGAAACCCGAAGTCCGCAACCGTACAAAGTTTCCAACATTGCCCGATTCCGTTCGCCTTCATTGGTACTCAGATCAATTGCCGCAATAAGAGCATCAATTTCATCTAAAGACAGCGTATCAGGCAATTTCCGTCCTGTTTTGGGAGTTTCGATCAGTTCCATCGGATTATCGTTTCTGTAATCTTCAAAAACCAGATAATTAAAAAAACTTTTCAGGCCCGAAATAATTCTTGCCTGTGAGCGTGGATTGACTTCTTTAGCTACCGCATAAATAAACTGCTGAACCGTTTCGTCATCAATCTTTACGGGAGAAATTTCTATTCTGTTTGTTTCCAGAAAAAGACACAAACGCTCGATATCAAAACCATAGTTTTCGATCGTGTTTTTAGACAAACCTCTCTCGATGCGTAAATACGACTGATAATCTTTTATGTAACGGTTCCAATTCATAGCTACAAAGTAAAACATTTTCAGGCATAAAAAAACCTTCCGGGTTAGGGAAGGTTCTAAAATTTATTGTTGGATAAAATTAGAATTTGTATGCTAAAGATAACGCAAGGTTACTGTTTTTAGCACTGTCATAGTAATCATCTGAATTATCAATATCTTTATCAGAAAGCGGAGATAATCCGATTGTGTAACGAAGACCTACTGAAAGGTTATCTGTGAAATTATATCCGGCTCCAAGATTAAATCCTAAATCTGCTGATCTGGTAAAATCTTTAATATTCTGACTATCTGCTTTAGCTGACAATAAAACACCTAATTGCGGACCAGCTTCAACGCTGAATTTTTTATCAACAATATAATACTTTGCTAATACAGGAATATTCAAATAATTCAATTTAATATCAGTATCATTACCAACAGGTCCGTCTACTTTAGTTCCCTGAGCAGAAAACAAAAGCTCCGGCTGAATAAAAAATCTTTGAATCACATGAATTTCTGCAAAACCTCCAACGTGAAAACCTACAAGAGATTTAACATGATCCACATCTCCTCCAACTACTGTCGAAATATTAAGACCTCCTTTTACTCCAAATCTGGTCTTTTGTGCATTAGCAAAACCAAATACCATTACTGCCATAGCAGCCAAAATTATTTTTTTCATTACAATTTGTTTTTTGTGTTATTCAAAACAAATATAAAGATATCCTTATTAAAAAAGAACTTGGATGCTAATTAATAAATTGGTAAATACAGCTTTATGTTATGATCAGCAGACCTTTCTTCTACATTTTAGCATACTTTTAAATCTAGAATATCAAAATAAACGTACAAAATAAAAAAGTTATAAAATCAATTTTGAACTATAAATCTGATTAAATAATAAATACAACCTAAAAAACCGATCACAAATAAACTTCTTAAATAGAGCCAATTACAGGCCTAAAATCAACAAAAATGAGAATTTTAGTAATTATTTAAAGCAAAATATAAAACAATAAATTCCTAATTCTGTAGTTTTGACTAATAAATAACATTTAAAAAAATCAAATTTTAAAAACACTTTTATGAAAAAGATAATCTTAGCAGCTGTATTGTTTATCGCAACTTCAGCTACAATTCAGGCACAATTAGTACAATTTGGAGTTAAAGCAGGGGTTAACTTTGCAAGCCAAACCGGAGATGCAGGTCTTCAAGGTGTAGCATTTGACAAAGAAGGAATCACTAGCTATCACGTAGGGGTTGTTGCAGAACTTAAATTATTAGACAAATTTGCTATTCAACCGGAGCTTTTATACTCTACTCAGGGAGCAACTTACAAGAATGCTGTAAATGAATTTAAAAATGAATTAGGCTACTTATCTATTCCAGTAATGGCTAAGTTTTACCTAAACGATACTTTTAGCTTAGAAGTAGGTCCTCAGGCTTCCTTTTTATTAAGTGAAAAAAATAAGTTTGATGTTAAAGATGCACAGACTTTTGAATTTGGACTTAATGCCGGATTAGGAGTAAAACTTACTAAAAGCATTTTTGTTCAGGGCCGTTATGGTCTAGGATTAACTGAAGCTTCTAAAAATGCTGATGTTAAAAACTCAACTTTCCAGATCTCTGCCGGATTCTTGTTCTAAAAAATATATCACATACTTTTACCAAAACCGTTCTATTAATTAGAGCGGTTTTTTTTATTTTTACAACTATTCAAGGGCAAAGTCAAAAATCAATGCCACTACCAATTGTTTTACATTTTACATCTCACAAATCACTACTTATGAAAATCTGCATCATCAATGGACCCAATTTGAATCTTTTAGGAAAAAGAGAGCCTGAAGTTTACGGAAGTCAGACTTTTGAAGATTATTTCGAAACGTTACAGGCAAAATTCCCACACATTGAACTTTCTTATTATCAAAGTAATATTGAAGGCGAACTGATCGGAAAAATTCAGGAATGCGGTTTTAGTTTTGATGGAATTATTCTGAATGCAGGAGCTTACACTCATACTTCTATAGGATTAGGCGATGCCATGAAAGCGGTTACAACTCCGGTAATCGAAGTACACATTTCAAACACCTATGCCCGTGAAAGTTTCAGACATCAGTCGTATTTATCAGGAAATGCTAAAGGGGTTATCCTTGGTTTTGGCTTAAAAAGTTACGAACTGGCTATTCAGTCTTTTTTGTAAAATGTTTAGGTGTGAAATGTAAAATGTGAAATGTTAAGATGTGAAATGTTAAGATGTGAGATTCCATCTCAAGTGTTTCATTTGTTTAGATTGTAAATCCAAAAACTTAATCCATTTGGTCCCGTTATAAGAATCAAAAATCGGTAATAAAAATTCTTTATCGATACAATTAACCTATCCTACACATTTCTCATCTCACATTTCACATCTTACATTTCACATCTTACATTTCACATCTTACATTCCCCCCTTACATTTAACAAATAATTAATAGCCTCATTTTTAACTTATTCTATTTTTGTGAGAGATACTATTCTCATGAAAAACTATACTTTACTTGCCTTTTTATTTTTCTCCATTTCAAATTTCGCCCAAATTAAGGGAACTGTAACCGATGATAAAGGAACTCCTTTGCCCTTTGTATCCATCTTTGAAGAGAATACTTATAGCGGAACTACTTCTAATGAGCAGGGAAAATATCAGCTTACCGTAAAAGAGCCGGGCAAAAACAAAATCGTTTTTCAATATCTGGGCTATAAAACTCAAAAAATAACAATTCCAGCTGACACAAAAGCGACATTGCCAGATGTAAAAATGACTGAGGAAAGCTTTGCTTTAAACGAAGTAGTGATTGACCCGAAAAATAATCCTGCCAACACCATTATTAAAAGTGCTATTGCGGTCAAAAAAGACAACTCTGACAAAATTGCCCGATACACAGCCGATTTCTACTCCAAAGGAATGTTTAAAGTAAAAGATTTACCGAAAAAGATTCTGGGACAAAAAGTAGATCTGGGCGACGATCTTGCATCGAATTTAGATTCTACCGGAACCGGTATTTTATATTTATCCGAAACCATTTCTAAGG
It encodes the following:
- a CDS encoding TonB-dependent receptor plug domain-containing protein, with product MTCISFAQKAHVKGLILDEQKRPVAGVNISSSGNVSQSDSNGFYEIVVPSDKKISLIFTHVSLKMMSLTVHLTSNEIFVFNPLMSSSEEQMGEVFVSSKNKKRIQGIANVDVATIKKIPGANAGIENILKTLPGVNSNNELSTQYAVRGGNYDENLVYVNEVEVYRPFLIRSGQQEGLSFTNTDLVQNVDFSAGGFQAKFGDKLSSVLDITYRRPTQFGASLEASLLGGSVSVDAVSKNKKWSAVTGVRYRNNSLLVNSQDTQTNYTPTFADIQTNVNYDISAKWQVSFLGNISQNKYLYQPLIRETKFGTIDQPMALAVYYEGRERDQYNTYFGALKTTYKASSTLTFKLIGSLFHTIEQEHFDILAQYRLGSIENEDTSNVDFTRGIGSQLSHARNDLDALIANAEIKGFKEWKNDSQLEFGLKYTRESIRDRIVEWEMIDSAGFSINPPIAFLPKNNQPYEPYAGPLLPYQEVRATNFNNINRFSGYAQWNKKSEIGSSQVWYNLGARFQSWNVSGAAVEGKTQTVFSPRAQFALKPDWDMDMLFRLSGGLYHQPPFYRELRDLNGVVNPNVKAQESVHIVLGNDYNFKMWSRPFKWVTELYYKSLSDVNVYSIDNVRIRYVANNNAKAYAQGIDFRLNGEFVPGTESWISFGYLKTEENYENKGYIARPTDQRLKFAMLFQDYMPSIPSVKLYLNLVYNTGLPGGAPAYSDPYLYQRRLNDYRRADVGFAKVFVDGNTKVAKAKWLKNFKELSVGVEIFNLFNNQNAITNTWVRDVYSKNQYAIPNYMTSRVFNVKLNARL
- a CDS encoding M23 family metallopeptidase gives rise to the protein MRFSLLALLFSPFIFAQTQYPKDYFRPPLDIPMQLSGNFGELRPNHFHAGFDLKTNQREGLNVYAIADGYVSRIKISTFGNGKCIYITHPNGYTSVYGHLQTPVGPILDYVKKTHYKEKAYEIEMFPKPNELPVIKGDLIGLSGNTGSSEGPHLHFEIRDTKTEFVINPIFFGFDKNLKDTKKPNISSVYVYPMDNATVNQSKQPLLLNVALQKDGTYLASKVKANGRIGFGISAVDYDDVSFNKNGVFNVATFLNGNQNYNYQFNTYSFDEMRYINAFIDYGKYKKSGQRVQKLFMKTPYALSIIKTDSLRGIVSAEPNLASTYRIEVSDYFGNLSTVTVPIEYDAATPIVKEVPVASKYFVKANKDSNFEKDNMSVFFPAGTFYDDFNLNFDVKNNRIYVHDDTVPVHSNFTITIKDSSFPETLKDKVFIGRLSGNSASYNGTVRKGDVFTAKSKILGQFGLVLDTIAPTIKIAKPIQDKWITGVKKIEFTINDASSGIKSYNGYLNGNWILFEYESKSRKITHTFDDTLLAEGANDLKIEVIDNVGNSAIFETHFFRSQQK
- a CDS encoding cell division protein ZapA, producing the protein MDGKLKIKISVADRVYPLTVEPAQEEGLRSASKKIDAMIKQFEESYAVRDKQDVLAMCALQFASQVEQKQIDNAIDGEETIERIKRLNSLLDQYLEN
- the rny gene encoding ribonuclease Y codes for the protein MDIITIIISGIIGIAVGFAIAKIIEKSNISNLIKNAKKEAASILKDANLEAENIKKDKILQAKERFIELKSEHEQVILARDKKVAEVEKRVRDKESQVSNELSKAKKVNDEFESKTQEYNNKIEVLDKKQTEVDKLHKSQLQQLEVISGLSAEEAKEQLVEGLKAEAKSKAMSHIQETIEEAKLTAQQEAKKIIINTIQRVGTEEAVENCVSVFNIESDDVKGRIIGREGRNIRALEAATGVEIIVDDTPEAIILSCFDPVRREIARLSLHKLVTDGRIHPARIEEVVAKTAKQIDDEIIEVGKRTVIDLGIHGLHPELIKVVGRMKYRSSYGQNLLQHSREVSKLCGIMAAELGLNVKLAKRAGLLHDIGKVPDTESDLPHALLGMQWAEKYGEKDEVCNAIGAHHDEIEMKSLLSPIVQVCDAISGARPGARRQVLDSYIQRLKDLEDVAYGFSGVKNAYAIQAGRELRVIVESEKVSDDNAANLSFEISQKIQTEMTYPGQVKVTVIRETRAVNIAK
- a CDS encoding PAS domain-containing protein, whose translation is MVFDLYGNENCLEVNNFYKKLLAEMPDLLFQFVVDSENRYTFPLVSKSADDIFEISVKEFTNDIKLVIYDRIFPQDRDLFFQSLVKARKEIKPWNVEFRAVLPIKGLRWFKVSAKTEQSADGHVSFFGHVSDITELKDKEEKLRISEERFQFALEASTAGIWDWDMVTNRVFYSSLSLKILELDSTDIFDDPERWDKIVHPEDLPKYYSDIQEHFDNKIPYYENYHRVMTSSGNYKWILDRGKVIERDENGKPLRVIGTHTDVSLQKEKELELLKTMKLYSDQNSRLVNFSHIVSHNLNTQAGNIKSILDFIDADVDKQTVNEMLEHLRTVSNDLNDTIANLTQIVKTQSNINIAVAPLKLSEYIEKTISTIKGYDKDKKVTIVNNVPKYLTINFNPAYLESVLLNLTTNAIKYAHPDRDPVIVFDFSIEPDGYKSLKITDNGLGIDLAVYGDLLFGMYKTFHKNQEARGIGLYITRNQIEAMKGSISVESKVGVGTSFKIIFNDI
- the xerD gene encoding site-specific tyrosine recombinase XerD, with protein sequence MNWNRYIKDYQSYLRIERGLSKNTIENYGFDIERLCLFLETNRIEISPVKIDDETVQQFIYAVAKEVNPRSQARIISGLKSFFNYLVFEDYRNDNPMELIETPKTGRKLPDTLSLDEIDALIAAIDLSTNEGERNRAMLETLYGCGLRVSELVSLKISDLFFEEGFVKITGKGNKERFVPVGKFAQKYIQIYQKEIRVNLKIKKGCEDTLFLNRRGNQLTRAMIFTIIKDLAVKINLQKSISPHTLRHSFATHLLENGADLRSIQLMLGHESITTTEIYVHLDRRFLKEVMLSFHPRK
- a CDS encoding porin family protein translates to MKKIILAAMAVMVFGFANAQKTRFGVKGGLNISTVVGGDVDHVKSLVGFHVGGFAEIHVIQRFFIQPELLFSAQGTKVDGPVGNDTDIKLNYLNIPVLAKYYIVDKKFSVEAGPQLGVLLSAKADSQNIKDFTRSADLGFNLGAGYNFTDNLSVGLRYTIGLSPLSDKDIDNSDDYYDSAKNSNLALSLAYKF
- a CDS encoding porin family protein, producing MKKIILAAVLFIATSATIQAQLVQFGVKAGVNFASQTGDAGLQGVAFDKEGITSYHVGVVAELKLLDKFAIQPELLYSTQGATYKNAVNEFKNELGYLSIPVMAKFYLNDTFSLEVGPQASFLLSEKNKFDVKDAQTFEFGLNAGLGVKLTKSIFVQGRYGLGLTEASKNADVKNSTFQISAGFLF